Proteins from a genomic interval of Mesobacillus sp. S13:
- a CDS encoding FtsW/RodA/SpoVE family cell cycle protein, which produces MEKSIKKFDRFDWTLTLLLLLFFLTSCIAIYSAQKTGQYVGQNFLYKQIFWYVVGSGIITVVMMFDSEQYRKLSWYLYGFGVFLLVFLFFAPASIAEERNGAKSWFFIEPFGSIQPSEFMKVFLILALSSTIYAHHKKHATKTLQTDFLLFIKLGFITALPLGMIMLQPDLGTSLVVLAIFTGIILVSGITWKIILPLYGGGAAFGAGILYLVIWKPEILKKYLGVKTYQFGRIYAWLDPESYPEYGYHLLKSLSAIGSGMLTGKGINGSEVYIPESHTDFIFSVIGEEFGFVGGSFVISLYFLLIYHLTKTALDTNDPFNTYISAGVISMVTFHVFQNIGMTIQLLPITGIPLPFISYGGSSLMGNMLAMGLIYGIRFHHKTYMFASRDRSFDI; this is translated from the coding sequence ATGGAGAAATCGATTAAAAAATTCGACAGATTTGATTGGACATTGACGCTCCTCTTATTGCTGTTTTTTCTTACTAGCTGCATTGCTATATACAGCGCACAGAAAACGGGGCAGTATGTCGGTCAAAACTTTTTATACAAACAAATATTCTGGTATGTCGTCGGATCCGGGATCATCACAGTTGTGATGATGTTCGACAGTGAACAATACCGCAAACTTTCATGGTATTTGTATGGTTTCGGAGTGTTCCTGCTCGTCTTCCTGTTTTTCGCACCTGCCAGTATCGCCGAAGAACGGAACGGGGCCAAAAGCTGGTTCTTCATCGAGCCATTCGGTTCAATTCAGCCCTCAGAGTTCATGAAGGTCTTCTTGATTCTTGCCCTTAGCAGCACGATTTATGCTCATCATAAAAAACATGCGACAAAGACTCTTCAAACAGACTTCCTTCTTTTCATCAAGCTTGGCTTCATTACAGCCCTGCCACTTGGAATGATCATGCTCCAGCCTGACTTGGGAACCTCTCTCGTCGTGCTGGCCATATTCACCGGGATCATCCTTGTTTCAGGGATCACCTGGAAAATCATTCTGCCTCTTTATGGGGGCGGAGCTGCATTTGGTGCTGGCATTCTATATCTCGTGATCTGGAAACCTGAGATTCTTAAGAAGTACCTTGGAGTAAAAACGTATCAGTTCGGGCGGATATATGCGTGGCTTGACCCTGAGAGCTACCCGGAGTATGGATACCATTTATTAAAGTCACTCAGTGCGATTGGCTCCGGCATGCTAACCGGAAAGGGCATCAATGGGAGTGAAGTCTATATCCCGGAAAGCCATACAGATTTCATTTTCAGCGTCATTGGCGAGGAATTCGGCTTTGTGGGCGGCAGTTTTGTCATAAGCCTATACTTCCTGCTAATCTACCATTTAACAAAAACGGCACTGGATACAAACGACCCTTTCAATACCTACATCAGTGCGGGAGTCATCAGCATGGTCACCTTCCATGTTTTCCAGAATATCGGGATGACGATCCAGCTGCTGCCGATTACCGGCATCCCACTGCCATTCATCAGTTATGGCGGAAGCTCGCTTATGGGAAATATGCTCGCGATGGGGCTGATTTATGGCATCCGATTCCATCATAAAACCTATATGTTCGCCTCGAGAGACAGGAGTTTTGATATATGA
- a CDS encoding ABC transporter substrate-binding protein, with translation MKKLLMLMMAAAMILAGCGTEAQPEKKESEQTAQEQKAGYPVTVKDALDEEVVIEEKPEKIISLMPSNTEIVYALESGDAIVGVTDFDNYPEEAMAKEKVGGMEFNIEKMISLKPDLVLAPGSTADTAKEGLQQLKDAGIAVVVVNDAQSFEEVYRSIEMIGQAIGETDKADELIENMKNSFAELKKKAEAIKPEEQKAVFVEVSPAPEIYTAGKSTFINEMLELIGAKNAAGDLDGWAKVDPEAIIERNPDVIVTTYGYYTENADEQVLARQGWNNVKAVKDQRVYDVHSDLVTRSGPRLAEGAEELAKTIYPDVFK, from the coding sequence ATGAAGAAGTTATTGATGTTGATGATGGCAGCAGCCATGATCTTGGCAGGCTGCGGCACGGAAGCACAGCCAGAAAAGAAGGAAAGCGAACAAACTGCGCAGGAGCAGAAGGCTGGATACCCGGTTACGGTAAAAGATGCGCTTGATGAAGAAGTTGTCATTGAGGAAAAGCCTGAAAAAATCATTTCCCTGATGCCGAGCAACACGGAAATCGTTTATGCACTTGAAAGCGGAGACGCGATTGTCGGTGTCACCGATTTCGACAATTATCCAGAAGAGGCAATGGCAAAGGAAAAAGTCGGCGGCATGGAGTTCAATATCGAGAAGATGATTTCCCTTAAGCCGGACCTCGTCCTTGCACCTGGTTCAACTGCGGATACCGCGAAAGAGGGGCTTCAGCAGTTGAAGGATGCGGGAATTGCTGTTGTCGTCGTGAATGATGCTCAGTCATTTGAAGAGGTATATCGATCAATCGAGATGATTGGCCAGGCCATCGGCGAGACAGATAAGGCAGATGAACTTATTGAGAATATGAAAAATAGTTTTGCGGAACTGAAGAAGAAAGCAGAAGCAATTAAACCTGAAGAGCAGAAAGCTGTATTTGTCGAGGTTTCACCAGCGCCGGAAATCTACACTGCTGGCAAGAGTACATTTATCAATGAAATGCTGGAGTTGATCGGCGCAAAGAATGCTGCTGGCGATCTGGATGGCTGGGCGAAGGTTGACCCGGAAGCCATCATTGAGCGTAATCCGGATGTCATTGTGACAACCTATGGTTATTATACAGAAAATGCAGATGAGCAGGTTCTTGCGCGGCAGGGCTGGAATAATGTAAAAGCGGTCAAGGACCAGCGTGTATATGATGTCCACTCCGACCTCGTTACCCGTTCAGGTCCAAGGCTCGCTGAAGGAGCAGAGGAGCTTGCGAAAACCATTTACCCAGACGTTTTTAAATAA
- a CDS encoding FecCD family ABC transporter permease: MRKPFTQTFLNNKGIAYLFAAAFLIISMLLGISIGTVSIPVPAIIEIIGAEIFRLQGQEIDPMYASIVMEIRLPRVLLAGLVGASLAIAGAAFQGLLRNPLADPYTLGISSGASIGAVVTLFFGISLPLIGAFTLPVLTILFAFATVLFVLFFARKVDRLLRVETIILTGIILSSFLGSFISLMIALSGEELRQIIGWLLGSVSMRGWDYIKIIFPFFIIGLVILLANTRELNAMSFGEERAQHLGVNVERRKLLILLSGSLLTGSAVAVSGTIGFVGLVIPHLTRTVWGPDHRHLLPLSVLMGSGFLILADLISRTIIAPSELPIGVITALIGAPVFAFILMKNRKERSAG, from the coding sequence TTGCGAAAACCATTTACCCAGACGTTTTTAAATAATAAAGGAATTGCCTATCTATTTGCGGCAGCATTCTTGATCATCTCGATGCTGCTGGGCATCTCCATCGGAACGGTTTCCATCCCTGTGCCCGCTATTATTGAGATTATTGGTGCTGAGATTTTCCGCTTACAGGGACAGGAAATCGATCCGATGTATGCAAGTATCGTCATGGAAATCAGGCTGCCGCGTGTATTGCTGGCAGGGCTTGTAGGAGCATCTCTGGCTATTGCCGGTGCTGCCTTCCAGGGCCTGCTGCGCAATCCGCTGGCAGATCCCTACACGCTTGGGATTTCATCAGGTGCTTCCATCGGTGCGGTTGTCACGCTGTTTTTTGGCATTTCACTGCCGCTGATTGGTGCCTTCACCTTGCCGGTGCTGACTATTTTATTCGCCTTTGCCACAGTCTTATTTGTGCTGTTTTTTGCCCGGAAAGTCGACAGGCTGCTCAGGGTGGAGACGATCATTCTAACCGGAATTATCTTAAGTTCATTTCTAGGTTCTTTCATTTCTTTGATGATTGCGCTCTCCGGCGAAGAGCTGAGGCAAATCATCGGCTGGCTTTTGGGCAGCGTGTCGATGCGCGGCTGGGATTATATTAAGATTATTTTTCCTTTCTTTATAATCGGATTGGTGATTTTGCTTGCCAACACAAGAGAACTGAATGCCATGTCGTTTGGCGAGGAGCGCGCACAGCATCTAGGTGTCAATGTTGAGCGCCGGAAGCTGCTGATTTTGCTTTCTGGTTCACTTTTAACAGGTTCAGCGGTTGCCGTATCCGGGACAATCGGCTTCGTCGGTCTCGTCATTCCTCATCTGACAAGGACAGTCTGGGGACCGGACCATCGTCATCTGCTGCCGCTATCCGTCCTGATGGGCAGCGGCTTCCTGATTCTCGCAGACCTGATATCCCGAACGATCATCGCTCCTTCGGAATTGCCGATCGGCGTGATCACGGCATTAATCGGTGCGCCGGTTTTTGCGTTTATTTTAATGAAAAATCGCAAGGAAAGAAGTGCTGGCTGA